In a single window of the Streptomyces brevispora genome:
- a CDS encoding MBL fold metallo-hydrolase: protein MRLTSLGHAAVLVETGRERILFDPWLTQRLDRFWEHHPPLEEGLVRKVLDEGVDYVVLSHHHFDHHHFPSLGLLTDGADVDFDDSPRQSTGVTCIYPAGPVPPTLTASGLGHQAISWTLRRFGFERLHPVTPGDTVTLGGATLRTFPSAVPFPEMSVLVETEDAAVMVCGDALLHEATTEAFQREDAPKLDLVLVPTHSISPPGVLTERRPLTDPEGVRARAVANFDRYVDSLPAALTVPSSFGWRVSGDTDRDYDWCNRTMFPFTPAQALARLTERGRAGLLWGPGQVLEAGGGKTTPVDGPVAPHAYDFDEIYAAVRLDPKTPVPPFDASLDRYGRQTRPAEQMLRELLDLLVATDYWYRALDDGAGGHVVSLYEDTGDETSYLLDPVTGRVTKLGAGPARSHVTGAEGWTETAASTLEAMLGADLLFGSSFGLWASDGVLLSAVFHHPSYYTRHVERQLREATRS, encoded by the coding sequence ATGCGCCTCACCTCCCTCGGCCACGCCGCGGTCCTCGTCGAGACGGGCCGGGAGCGGATCCTCTTCGACCCGTGGCTGACCCAGCGCCTCGACCGCTTCTGGGAACACCACCCGCCCCTGGAGGAAGGCCTCGTGCGCAAGGTCCTCGACGAGGGCGTCGACTACGTGGTCCTCAGCCACCACCACTTCGACCACCACCACTTCCCCTCCCTCGGCCTCCTCACGGACGGCGCCGACGTCGACTTCGACGACAGCCCCCGCCAGAGCACCGGCGTCACCTGCATCTACCCGGCCGGCCCCGTGCCGCCGACGCTGACCGCCTCCGGCCTCGGCCACCAGGCGATCTCCTGGACACTGCGCCGTTTCGGCTTCGAACGGCTGCACCCGGTGACACCCGGAGACACCGTCACCCTCGGCGGGGCAACCCTGCGGACCTTCCCCTCCGCCGTCCCCTTCCCCGAGATGAGCGTGCTCGTGGAGACCGAGGACGCCGCCGTCATGGTGTGCGGCGACGCGCTCCTGCACGAGGCGACCACTGAGGCCTTCCAGCGCGAGGACGCGCCGAAGCTCGACCTCGTGCTCGTCCCCACGCACAGCATCTCGCCACCCGGCGTCCTCACCGAGCGCCGCCCGCTCACCGACCCGGAGGGCGTCCGCGCCCGCGCCGTCGCCAACTTCGACCGGTACGTCGACTCCCTGCCGGCCGCCCTGACCGTGCCGTCCTCCTTCGGCTGGCGCGTCAGCGGCGACACCGACCGCGACTACGACTGGTGCAACCGCACGATGTTCCCGTTCACCCCGGCCCAGGCCCTCGCGCGCCTCACCGAGCGAGGCCGGGCCGGCCTGCTGTGGGGACCCGGCCAGGTCCTGGAGGCCGGCGGAGGAAAGACCACCCCCGTCGACGGGCCGGTCGCCCCCCACGCATACGACTTCGACGAGATCTACGCAGCCGTCCGGCTCGACCCGAAGACCCCGGTCCCGCCCTTCGACGCCTCCCTGGACCGCTACGGCCGGCAGACCCGGCCCGCCGAGCAGATGCTCCGCGAACTCCTCGACCTGCTCGTCGCCACCGACTACTGGTACCGGGCGCTCGACGACGGCGCCGGAGGGCACGTCGTCTCCCTCTACGAGGACACCGGCGACGAGACCTCCTACCTCCTCGACCCGGTCACCGGCCGGGTGACGAAGCTCGGCGCGGGCCCCGCACGCTCCCACGTCACCGGCGCCGAGGGCTGGACCGAGACGGCCGCGAGCACCCTGGAGGCCATGCTCGGCGCCGACCTCCTCTTCGGCAGCTCCTTCGGCCTGTGGGCCAGCGACGGCGTCCTGCTGTCCGCCGTCTTCCACCACCCCTCCTACTACACCCGCCACGTCGAGCGGCAGCTCCGGGAGGCGACCCGGTCGTGA
- a CDS encoding alpha/beta hydrolase translates to MSDSSETVLFDHESTCLRDNPLGDPHTRRVEVHLPPGYDGVRPFPVIYWLPGFGAHPSLCGKALAFGTTVADRLRSAMTDGRVPPALIVVPDGTTAYGGSQYIDSAPCGRYAGYLAEIVAAVDRRFTTRPAPRWRAIGGKSSGGYGALIAGMTCDLFGSVIACSPDAGFEHSHLPLLPRTLDTVRAAGGMDALLARRATGPVDAPFMVAMSIIALGMCYAQDPRTSPSDALPCDPETGVFRDEVWQRWLTHDPVRMLDEHAGALTRLDHLHLGVGERDEYGMHWGARALHTALDAHGVPHHYTEHEGGHHGIEHVYTDALAGLRHVWSERTVGTCAV, encoded by the coding sequence GTGAGCGACTCCAGCGAGACCGTGCTCTTCGACCACGAGAGCACCTGCCTGCGCGACAACCCGCTGGGCGACCCCCACACACGCCGGGTCGAGGTACACCTCCCGCCCGGGTACGACGGCGTCCGCCCGTTCCCCGTCATCTACTGGCTGCCCGGCTTCGGCGCCCACCCCAGCCTCTGCGGCAAGGCCCTCGCCTTCGGCACCACCGTCGCCGACCGGCTCCGCTCAGCCATGACCGACGGCCGGGTGCCGCCCGCCCTGATCGTCGTCCCCGACGGCACCACCGCCTACGGCGGCTCCCAGTACATCGACTCCGCCCCCTGCGGCCGCTACGCCGGCTACCTCGCCGAGATCGTCGCCGCCGTCGACCGGCGGTTCACCACCCGGCCCGCACCACGCTGGCGCGCGATCGGCGGCAAGTCCAGCGGCGGTTACGGCGCGCTGATCGCCGGCATGACCTGCGACCTCTTCGGCTCGGTCATCGCCTGCTCGCCCGACGCCGGCTTCGAGCACAGCCACCTGCCGCTCCTGCCGCGCACCCTCGACACCGTCCGGGCCGCCGGCGGCATGGACGCACTGCTCGCCCGCCGCGCCACCGGCCCCGTCGACGCGCCGTTCATGGTCGCCATGAGCATCATCGCCCTGGGCATGTGCTACGCCCAGGACCCCCGGACCAGCCCGTCCGACGCACTGCCCTGCGACCCGGAGACCGGCGTCTTCCGCGACGAGGTGTGGCAGCGCTGGCTCACCCACGACCCCGTACGCATGCTGGACGAGCACGCCGGGGCGCTCACCCGCCTCGACCACCTCCACCTCGGCGTCGGCGAGCGCGACGAGTACGGCATGCACTGGGGCGCCCGCGCCCTGCACACAGCCCTCGACGCCCACGGCGTCCCCCACCACTACACCGAGCACGAGGGCGGCCACCACGGCATCGAGCACGTCTACACCGACGCCCTGGCCGGCCTGCGGCACGTCTGGTCCGAAAGGACGGTCGGCACATGTGCGGTATAG